Proteins found in one Verrucomicrobiales bacterium genomic segment:
- a CDS encoding TIGR01777 family oxidoreductase, with translation MTTRRIILAGGSGFLGSLLREYYSGLGVEVVILSRTRVDSMAFCLTVHWDALKRGPWIRELEGAHAVINLTGQSVNCRYNSGNRQMILDSRMESTRLIGEAICECRRPPPVWLNASTATIYQHTFGPGWDESGVCGSDPEANDQFSVEVAQAWEAAVDAFTTPKTRKVKLRMAMVMGLGSNSVFPMLRRLARCGLGGKMGDGRQFVSWIHQDDLCRCVDFLVDRSELNGVVNVAAPHPLTNADMMAEIRTAIGMPFSFSHPNWVLELGAWALRTETELILKSRRVVPGKLLEAGFGFRFTHLSEAIADLLQRERA, from the coding sequence ATGACAACACGACGCATTATATTGGCTGGAGGCTCTGGGTTTCTAGGAAGTCTGCTCCGAGAGTATTACAGTGGCCTGGGAGTTGAGGTCGTTATCCTCTCCAGAACGCGCGTCGACTCAATGGCATTCTGCCTCACAGTGCATTGGGACGCGCTGAAACGGGGGCCTTGGATCCGAGAATTGGAGGGCGCGCACGCAGTAATCAATCTGACGGGCCAGTCCGTTAACTGCCGATATAATTCCGGCAACCGTCAGATGATTTTGGACTCTCGGATGGAATCCACCCGGCTTATTGGGGAAGCCATCTGTGAATGTCGGCGACCGCCGCCCGTCTGGTTGAACGCGAGCACAGCTACCATCTATCAACATACATTTGGTCCTGGGTGGGATGAGTCCGGTGTGTGTGGATCTGACCCTGAGGCGAACGATCAGTTTTCCGTTGAAGTCGCCCAGGCGTGGGAAGCCGCAGTTGACGCCTTCACCACTCCGAAGACGAGAAAAGTGAAGTTGCGGATGGCGATGGTTATGGGATTGGGTTCCAACAGTGTGTTTCCTATGCTTCGGAGACTGGCTCGATGTGGACTAGGTGGGAAAATGGGGGATGGACGACAGTTTGTTTCCTGGATTCACCAAGACGACCTCTGTCGTTGCGTCGACTTTTTAGTGGATCGATCGGAACTGAACGGGGTGGTCAACGTTGCCGCTCCCCATCCGTTGACCAACGCCGACATGATGGCCGAGATCCGGACCGCCATCGGCATGCCCTTCTCGTTTTCCCATCCCAACTGGGTGCTTGAACTGGGAGCTTGGGCTTTAAGGACAGAGACCGAGCTGATCTTAAAGAGCCGACGCGTTGTGCCTGGCAAGTTGCTCGAGGCTGGATTTGGGTTCCGATTTACCCACCTGTCGGAGGCGATAGCCGACTTGTTGCAGCGGGAGAGGGCTTGA
- a CDS encoding dienelactone hydrolase family protein: protein MNTPTLFPNVPTQESATHPPIPQEAFDWYDEYAHGIIDRRTFMNRLATLAAAGFSMNLLLGTLMPNYAEAEQVSFNDPEIKPRYAMFPSPNGHGEGRGYLVTPTALKGKAPVVLVVHENRGLNPYVKDVARRVAKAGFVAFAPDALHPKGGYPGNDDEGRALQSSLDKAKIEQDFVAAAKFLKSHELSNGKLGAVGFCFGGYIVNMLAAVVPDVLNAGVPFYGTPAAKEVRKNIKAPLMVQLAELDKRVNDTWPEYEADLKEAKVNYTMHMYPQCNHGFHNDSTGRYDEKNAQLAWERTVAFFKQHLG, encoded by the coding sequence ATGAACACCCCTACCCTTTTCCCCAACGTGCCAACTCAGGAAAGCGCCACGCATCCTCCGATTCCCCAGGAGGCTTTCGATTGGTATGACGAATATGCTCACGGGATCATCGATCGACGCACCTTCATGAATCGGCTGGCCACGCTCGCCGCCGCCGGATTTTCCATGAACCTGCTTCTGGGTACGCTCATGCCCAATTATGCGGAGGCCGAGCAGGTTTCCTTCAACGACCCTGAAATCAAGCCCCGCTATGCGATGTTTCCTTCCCCGAACGGCCATGGGGAAGGACGCGGCTATCTGGTCACACCCACCGCGCTGAAGGGCAAAGCTCCCGTCGTTCTAGTGGTGCATGAGAACCGCGGGCTGAACCCGTACGTCAAAGATGTGGCCCGGCGCGTCGCGAAGGCAGGGTTCGTGGCCTTCGCTCCGGACGCCCTGCATCCCAAAGGTGGCTATCCCGGAAACGACGATGAGGGCAGAGCCCTGCAAAGTTCACTGGATAAGGCCAAGATCGAGCAGGATTTTGTGGCGGCGGCGAAATTCTTAAAATCGCACGAACTCAGCAACGGCAAGCTCGGGGCGGTCGGGTTCTGTTTCGGCGGTTACATCGTCAACATGCTGGCAGCAGTGGTTCCTGATGTACTGAATGCCGGGGTGCCCTTCTACGGCACTCCCGCGGCCAAGGAAGTGCGCAAGAACATCAAGGCACCCTTAATGGTACAGCTAGCCGAGCTCGACAAACGCGTCAACGACACCTGGCCCGAATACGAGGCCGATCTAAAGGAAGCCAAGGTGAACTACACCATGCATATGTATCCCCAGTGTAACCACGGGTTCCATAACGACTCGACCGGACGCTACGACGAGAAGAATGCCCAGTTGGCCTGGGAACGAACCGTAGCGTTCTTCAAACAGCATCTGGGGTAA
- a CDS encoding chitobiase/beta-hexosaminidase C-terminal domain-containing protein — protein sequence MKTKTLVTDKHRLKFHGERTDAWRKARATGAALFLLLANLTHAQDWQFVFDANGNLSARTAEVLGPPQIIHQPQTRIAIPGEAASFSAVAAITRALNYQWQFKGTNIAGATNDALVVQKAGTTNEGEYRVVLTNPSGSVTSAPAILSIDSDADGQPDSWERLYFSNLNQNATADFDGDGVSNVTEFLDNTNPTNRLSVRYTLTVLTDGNGLVETTPKGASFTNGQSVTLTATPSGTNRFYGWNGSYPSTNNPLVITIASNMTVRAHFQFLPLDIVWTNTGGGDWHSATNWSPHQVPGAFDNAIIPITATVTVNRPAECLGLTLGSVSGNPTLTGSDTLMVHDNLLWTLGIMSGTGRTILNTNVTANIPATVTLSARTLENRGTMFIYNTGGFSVMSGGVLTNCAGALFQVVNETPSLGGGLANGRFDNAGRLEKSSGLGTLIVNPGLAFNNFGTVDIQSGLLLCEGGFTNAGAVNISASTTLRLAGGGSANGSFAASGGAMVEWTKGTFVMNPGTRFEGEGLYRINAGTLLADLDVDLNQLELRNGTLGGNGILRITNRMDWTGGAMTGVGRTVISPGATLQASLPSGGSLNGRILENRGTVLWTGSGNIGFVNAVITNRPGGIFQAQGDGGMTFVSGANRFDNAGTFRKSLRNGTLEIVDFTRSGSFNNFGSVELQAGTLLANVAFTNSGKVQLAGATTNRLAGGGSASGTFETPATGLVEWTGGTFTLNPGAQLNGAGQYQLNGISATVVGDGDLAVENLNFANGSSTWSGSGSLAVHNILRWTAGTMAGAGRTLIGPKATMSIANPNGVGLQRILENAGTVAWSGPGLIGLLNGTITNRAGAVFEVSHDGRFAFSGGSCRFDNAGTFRKLVGLGTAVIDAGIPFNNSGTVDLRSGVLAANGGYLSSETSLLRLTIGGMTPGADHAQLRLPGTINLTGSLEAMLLPGFSAQVNQSFVVITAGNRTGSFERFLYPSNSVTLLLSNTPNAVVVLVKEVLSEVPSPELLPPSVIANNLLLTWSSRSNITYRLEFTPELSEPITWIPVAGDVLATSNTASRLDPLTVSNRFYRVRVLP from the coding sequence ATGAAAACCAAGACTCTCGTTACCGACAAACACCGTCTCAAATTCCACGGCGAACGCACCGATGCCTGGAGGAAGGCCCGAGCCACGGGTGCGGCACTTTTCTTGCTCTTGGCAAACCTCACCCACGCCCAAGATTGGCAATTCGTCTTTGACGCGAATGGCAACCTTTCGGCACGGACGGCAGAGGTGCTCGGCCCACCGCAGATCATACACCAACCGCAGACCCGAATCGCAATTCCAGGCGAAGCCGCGTCGTTTTCCGCAGTGGCAGCGATTACGCGAGCACTCAACTATCAGTGGCAGTTCAAGGGCACGAACATCGCCGGAGCCACCAACGACGCCCTGGTCGTGCAGAAGGCCGGAACGACCAACGAAGGCGAGTATCGCGTGGTCCTCACCAATCCCTCCGGCAGTGTCACGAGCGCTCCGGCCATACTCTCGATTGATAGTGACGCCGATGGCCAGCCGGACTCGTGGGAACGGCTCTACTTCTCGAATCTAAATCAGAATGCCACGGCCGATTTCGATGGCGACGGGGTTTCCAATGTGACCGAGTTTTTGGACAACACCAATCCGACAAATCGACTGTCTGTGCGTTATACGCTCACGGTCCTCACGGACGGCAACGGGCTCGTGGAAACCACTCCTAAGGGAGCCAGCTTTACGAATGGACAATCCGTGACACTCACCGCCACGCCCTCGGGCACCAATCGGTTCTACGGCTGGAACGGCAGCTACCCATCGACCAACAACCCCCTTGTGATAACCATCGCGAGCAACATGACGGTGCGCGCGCATTTTCAATTCCTACCGCTCGACATCGTGTGGACCAACACAGGGGGGGGCGATTGGCATTCGGCCACTAACTGGTCTCCCCATCAGGTGCCGGGGGCTTTTGACAACGCGATCATCCCCATCACCGCCACGGTCACGGTGAACAGGCCGGCGGAATGTCTGGGCCTCACGCTGGGAAGTGTGTCCGGCAACCCGACGCTGACGGGGAGCGACACATTGATGGTCCACGACAACCTGCTGTGGACGTTGGGAATCATGAGCGGCACGGGGCGTACGATCCTCAACACGAACGTTACCGCCAATATCCCAGCCACCGTAACGCTCTCGGCGCGCACGTTGGAGAACCGTGGGACAATGTTTATTTATAACACGGGAGGATTCAGTGTGATGAGCGGCGGAGTCTTGACCAACTGCGCCGGCGCTCTGTTTCAGGTCGTGAACGAAACTCCGTCACTCGGTGGCGGCCTGGCGAACGGACGGTTTGACAACGCCGGGAGGTTGGAGAAGTCCTCCGGCCTTGGAACATTAATCGTGAACCCAGGATTAGCTTTCAACAACTTTGGCACTGTTGACATCCAGTCGGGCCTCTTGCTCTGCGAGGGAGGTTTTACCAATGCTGGCGCGGTGAACATTTCGGCCAGCACAACCCTTCGCCTGGCGGGCGGGGGATCGGCGAACGGCTCGTTTGCAGCGTCAGGCGGTGCGATGGTCGAGTGGACAAAGGGCACGTTCGTGATGAACCCTGGCACCCGGTTCGAGGGCGAGGGGCTGTATCGGATCAATGCGGGGACACTTCTCGCCGACCTAGATGTGGACTTGAATCAACTCGAGTTGCGAAACGGGACGCTGGGCGGCAACGGCATCTTAAGGATCACCAACCGGATGGATTGGACCGGTGGGGCCATGACCGGCGTCGGTCGAACGGTCATTTCCCCAGGAGCCACGCTCCAAGCCTCCCTGCCCAGCGGAGGCTCACTCAACGGGCGGATCCTGGAAAATAGGGGCACGGTTCTTTGGACCGGCTCGGGAAACATCGGCTTCGTGAACGCCGTCATCACCAACCGGCCTGGAGGGATATTTCAAGCTCAGGGCGACGGAGGCATGACCTTTGTCTCTGGCGCCAATCGGTTCGACAATGCCGGAACGTTCCGCAAATCCTTACGCAACGGAACGTTGGAAATCGTGGACTTCACCCGAAGCGGCAGTTTCAACAACTTTGGCTCGGTCGAGCTTCAAGCGGGCACGCTTCTAGCCAACGTCGCCTTCACAAACAGCGGGAAGGTACAACTCGCGGGGGCTACAACCAACCGACTCGCGGGTGGCGGTTCCGCCAGCGGAACGTTCGAGACACCGGCAACCGGACTAGTCGAATGGACCGGCGGTACCTTCACGTTGAATCCGGGCGCGCAACTGAACGGTGCCGGGCAGTATCAGTTGAACGGAATCAGTGCCACAGTGGTGGGCGATGGAGACCTGGCCGTGGAAAACCTGAACTTCGCAAACGGGAGCAGCACCTGGAGCGGATCCGGCAGTTTGGCAGTTCACAACATCCTACGTTGGACTGCCGGCACGATGGCCGGCGCAGGACGCACGCTCATCGGTCCAAAGGCGACGATGTCTATCGCCAACCCAAACGGTGTTGGCCTGCAGCGAATCCTGGAAAACGCAGGCACCGTGGCATGGTCGGGTCCCGGGCTCATCGGCCTGCTCAACGGAACCATAACCAATCGAGCTGGCGCAGTGTTCGAGGTATCGCACGATGGCCGCTTCGCGTTTTCAGGCGGCAGCTGCCGCTTCGACAACGCCGGAACGTTCCGCAAGCTAGTGGGACTGGGAACCGCAGTCATCGACGCCGGAATTCCCTTCAACAACAGCGGCACGGTAGATCTTAGGAGCGGAGTCCTGGCAGCAAACGGGGGTTACCTTTCGTCCGAGACCAGCCTGCTCCGTCTCACCATCGGGGGGATGACTCCCGGAGCGGATCACGCGCAGTTAAGACTTCCAGGCACCATCAACTTAACCGGCAGTCTGGAGGCGATGTTGCTCCCGGGGTTCTCTGCTCAGGTGAATCAGTCGTTCGTGGTAATCACTGCGGGCAACCGAACCGGGTCATTCGAAAGGTTCTTGTATCCCTCCAACAGCGTCACCCTGCTGCTCAGCAACACTCCCAATGCAGTCGTGGTGTTAGTCAAAGAGGTGCTTTCAGAGGTTCCATCCCCGGAACTTCTGCCTCCGAGTGTCATCGCAAACAACCTACTGCTGACCTGGTCGTCGCGTTCGAACATCACCTATCGACTGGAGTTTACGCCCGAACTCAGCGAACCGATCACGTGGATCCCGGTTGCTGGTGACGTTCTCGCCACCAGCAACACCGCCAGCAGATTGGATCCGCTCACAGTATCCAACCGTTTCTATCGGGTACGCGTGCTCCCCTGA
- a CDS encoding LamG domain-containing protein has translation MKFSGRLKDNLLRGLLLAVCLLPAPRSGAQSAPGHSLFIAGTVNYVAVPHVAAFNSFPITVMAWVNTTVTTGQQGLVNKYVANSRNGWNLFLLNGRVRGFYFVSPTRNASGGADGLDGGFIADGRWHHLALVVDAAGARIYVDGTQRGSVAWTGTPGATTTTQQVRIGSYPNGNNNFVGSIFIDDVRVWSESLTVAGIQNSMDGNLPTGRSNQLAYYPCNEGTGNTIADTAPLGGSNNGAWVGLSLFTPVLPNSQTLAATSLGFTQATLNGLANPNRSTIAAGFQWGRTTNFDNARTVLTTGGPRGNADQPYNLTLTDLAFDATYVYRAFSSNSATAQFGVNQTFRTPSPAQTLPATSLRLTFARLNGAVTPVGTAMTAWFEWGPTTNYGNLTPSFQVPNGLSATPVSAEIAGVFQGQTVHFRLVATNNIGRGNGADQSFTIPAFPDPAGIPPRRSSHYAVSQGNHVVFEPRADWDRAVAMTIEAWVYPEETNRLQTLVSHDAPGSYWLGFSPRLRFSRGTDFAELPRIIPARKWTHVAVTYDGSAARFYLNGELAGTQPLAHAGAGQLRQLRIGHDQVGPTNDASIVSHFGGELDEIRLWSVARSESEIREGLYREVRNQPGLAAIFPRGGRIEEISGLVGSGSPPTEQILGMLPRDLVVPLSPVPPIADGGINLASEYAGADQMVVRYPDLPALSDGIAYFIRTDENLFVAFSLDGRAGFSPNTSLSLFIDTTNGRPALAELPQIQIKVPIDGDTNHTTLLNGDGLGGYFACLTPPNLGPSQPCTPRNLWQATQTFCGDDVNQSACVEFRVSRTLLGSFNDFDGVALGISNLTGTGGSSFTPEEALPAVPTQWVTMTYGDGSATLPRVRWNGRIFASPTKTAPPLANHPMFLFANDLAHVTRSDSSGRFRFDVPMPAGQTIRGQPGTVSFALQGRPVVCTNCLPNDVEPLSVFTNGVLYPALPLGTTGVVQLASADFFLQPPPGTAAITGASPLNPQCGAVVRQGEPGGPGERVTLSGTNLHGSMEFFLAPVSPSFPNSPEAWTLLPAVVKSIAADGTSVIVEAPFVPETVQLELNGPFVLSFDAQTSWRWVAHDTLFRPGRIEYSTVGNFRIQRPPYPITHGFRFDNQGAGARLNEFLACYGENAYIGDCPACVPDPLYWGIWFFVYDYWMEESGGSCVGMASTAVQLFNDIRQPVDFDPDAFFANGILDPGFPGDYDTSNIGGRNNRPPKPKDVWAVIRANHGAQTSLEYLTLGLAQSKSATSLSGFPTARLNEMRGRLGAYTICMQRADGGGHCVTPYRIEDNFTNNANHTRIWVYDNEKPCEPPDSASSPCVTGAFIDFDLSADKFTFGDETGDGIFSIPVETYSGRRTAPIALLGAIGPVFELPQLLMFIAGGADAHYSSPQGEWGWRPDGQFVDNLPGLRAMVPLGSGTNRTRSIPVFIQPSDAASYTNLSVQMNVRSSRSSFFHVSDNGISLQMESTQGTPGHANQIKLGTRANRLSSFRYIPQGADTNFTTRVGMLFQTNSGVTFEWKGLRSEGNRAQEFRALRDRRAVEYCNESTQMNRHSLRIDAVAGSRENNASTVYGPFDVPPGAIHCVVLHEWPRVKQVRSELDLNADGIPDEIKIVTGTEVDTDSDGLPDAWETRHQVDPEAATGADGPDADPDGDGVSNLGEYLSDTDPRDPLSALRLTAALLPDGHVRLTWQAVPGRSYDLLYADALTENFRQLPGAGFPRIATSIEEHFDDTVSAGSTKPRFYRLRLEP, from the coding sequence ATGAAGTTCTCGGGTCGGCTCAAGGATAACCTCCTCAGGGGTTTGTTACTGGCGGTGTGCCTATTGCCCGCCCCTAGGTCTGGGGCCCAGTCGGCGCCAGGCCATTCCCTGTTCATCGCCGGCACGGTTAACTATGTGGCCGTGCCGCACGTGGCGGCCTTCAACTCCTTCCCCATCACCGTGATGGCTTGGGTTAACACCACGGTCACCACGGGGCAGCAGGGGCTCGTGAACAAATACGTGGCGAACTCCAGGAACGGGTGGAACCTGTTCCTGCTCAACGGCCGGGTACGGGGATTCTACTTCGTCAGCCCAACCCGAAATGCTTCAGGGGGTGCGGACGGCCTGGATGGCGGGTTCATCGCGGACGGACGATGGCATCACCTTGCCCTCGTCGTGGACGCGGCCGGTGCCCGGATCTATGTCGACGGCACTCAGCGCGGTTCGGTGGCCTGGACCGGAACTCCAGGAGCAACGACCACCACCCAGCAGGTGCGGATTGGCAGTTATCCCAACGGAAATAACAATTTCGTCGGATCCATCTTCATCGACGATGTCCGGGTCTGGAGTGAAAGCCTGACCGTGGCCGGAATTCAAAACAGCATGGACGGAAACCTCCCGACAGGAAGAAGCAACCAGCTGGCCTACTATCCATGCAACGAGGGCACCGGTAACACCATCGCCGACACTGCCCCGCTGGGCGGAAGCAACAATGGTGCATGGGTGGGGCTCTCTTTGTTCACGCCGGTCCTGCCCAACTCCCAAACCCTGGCCGCGACCAGTTTGGGGTTCACTCAAGCAACGCTGAATGGGTTGGCAAACCCCAATCGCTCGACGATCGCGGCAGGTTTCCAATGGGGGCGAACCACCAACTTTGACAACGCCCGAACGGTCCTGACGACGGGTGGTCCGCGTGGGAATGCAGACCAACCGTATAATCTCACGCTTACCGATCTGGCCTTCGATGCGACCTATGTCTATCGCGCCTTCAGCTCGAACAGCGCGACCGCGCAGTTCGGAGTGAACCAAACCTTCCGGACCCCCAGTCCCGCGCAGACCCTCCCAGCCACTTCGTTGCGACTGACGTTCGCTCGGCTGAACGGCGCAGTGACGCCGGTAGGTACAGCCATGACCGCTTGGTTTGAATGGGGGCCGACGACCAATTACGGCAATTTAACGCCCAGCTTTCAGGTGCCCAACGGCCTGAGCGCAACGCCCGTCAGCGCCGAAATCGCTGGCGTGTTCCAAGGCCAAACTGTTCACTTTCGACTGGTCGCCACGAACAACATCGGACGAGGCAACGGAGCCGATCAGAGCTTCACCATCCCGGCTTTCCCCGACCCAGCCGGCATTCCCCCGCGCCGCAGTTCACACTACGCCGTCTCGCAGGGAAATCACGTAGTGTTCGAACCGCGAGCGGATTGGGATCGCGCCGTCGCCATGACCATTGAGGCCTGGGTTTATCCTGAGGAAACCAACCGCCTTCAAACCCTGGTCTCCCATGACGCACCGGGCTCCTATTGGCTGGGATTCTCGCCCCGATTGCGGTTCAGCCGCGGAACGGACTTCGCGGAACTCCCGCGCATCATCCCGGCTCGGAAGTGGACGCACGTCGCTGTCACCTACGATGGCTCCGCCGCTCGGTTTTACCTCAACGGCGAGTTGGCGGGCACCCAGCCTTTAGCCCACGCGGGGGCCGGTCAGCTTCGACAGCTGAGAATCGGGCATGACCAAGTGGGCCCCACCAACGATGCCTCAATCGTCTCGCACTTCGGAGGCGAACTGGACGAAATCCGACTCTGGTCCGTGGCTCGGAGCGAATCGGAGATTCGGGAAGGGCTTTACCGCGAGGTGCGCAATCAACCCGGGCTGGCTGCCATTTTCCCCCGAGGAGGGCGAATTGAGGAAATCTCCGGTTTGGTGGGCTCGGGGTCACCACCCACCGAACAGATTCTCGGAATGTTGCCGCGGGATTTGGTGGTGCCCCTTTCTCCGGTCCCACCCATCGCCGACGGCGGCATCAACCTGGCATCGGAGTACGCCGGCGCTGACCAGATGGTGGTTAGGTATCCCGACCTGCCGGCCCTTTCGGATGGCATTGCTTACTTCATCCGAACCGACGAGAACCTGTTCGTAGCGTTCAGCCTCGATGGACGCGCAGGCTTCTCCCCCAATACCTCTCTCAGCCTATTCATCGACACGACGAACGGACGCCCTGCCCTCGCCGAGCTTCCACAGATACAAATCAAGGTACCGATCGACGGAGACACCAATCACACCACACTCTTGAACGGGGACGGACTCGGAGGCTATTTCGCCTGTCTCACGCCGCCCAACCTCGGGCCGTCCCAACCCTGCACACCGCGTAACCTCTGGCAAGCCACTCAGACATTCTGCGGGGATGATGTGAATCAGAGTGCGTGCGTGGAGTTCCGCGTGTCGCGGACGCTGCTCGGTTCTTTCAACGATTTCGATGGCGTCGCTCTTGGAATATCGAATCTCACAGGGACGGGCGGTTCAAGTTTCACCCCGGAAGAGGCCCTTCCGGCTGTGCCCACCCAATGGGTGACCATGACTTATGGCGATGGCAGCGCCACGCTGCCACGCGTCAGGTGGAACGGGCGGATCTTTGCAAGTCCGACCAAAACCGCGCCTCCGTTGGCCAATCATCCCATGTTTCTCTTTGCCAACGACCTCGCACACGTAACACGAAGCGACAGCTCCGGACGCTTCCGCTTCGACGTCCCCATGCCCGCAGGTCAAACCATCCGCGGTCAACCCGGAACAGTGAGCTTCGCACTGCAAGGTCGTCCAGTAGTCTGCACCAACTGCCTGCCCAATGACGTCGAACCACTCTCCGTGTTCACCAACGGCGTGTTGTATCCGGCTTTGCCGCTCGGAACCACCGGGGTCGTCCAACTCGCCAGCGCCGATTTCTTCCTGCAACCGCCTCCGGGCACTGCAGCCATCACTGGGGCATCGCCGCTCAACCCGCAATGCGGCGCCGTCGTCCGCCAGGGCGAGCCAGGTGGACCCGGCGAGCGCGTCACGCTGAGCGGAACGAATCTGCACGGGAGCATGGAGTTCTTTCTCGCGCCAGTGAGCCCCAGTTTCCCGAACAGCCCGGAGGCGTGGACCCTCCTGCCTGCCGTCGTGAAATCCATCGCCGCTGATGGAACCTCGGTGATAGTCGAAGCCCCCTTCGTGCCCGAGACCGTCCAACTGGAACTCAACGGACCTTTCGTTCTGTCCTTCGATGCCCAAACCTCCTGGCGGTGGGTGGCTCATGACACCTTGTTCCGCCCCGGCCGCATCGAATACAGCACCGTGGGAAACTTCCGAATCCAACGCCCCCCCTACCCCATCACCCACGGCTTCCGATTCGACAATCAGGGAGCAGGTGCCCGGCTCAACGAGTTCCTGGCCTGCTACGGGGAAAATGCCTACATCGGCGATTGTCCAGCGTGTGTCCCCGACCCGCTCTACTGGGGCATTTGGTTCTTCGTCTATGACTACTGGATGGAGGAATCGGGTGGCAGCTGCGTCGGCATGGCCAGCACCGCGGTTCAACTGTTTAATGACATCCGTCAGCCGGTCGACTTCGACCCCGACGCCTTCTTTGCCAACGGAATTCTTGACCCTGGTTTCCCTGGCGATTACGACACCAGCAACATTGGAGGACGCAACAATCGCCCCCCAAAACCCAAGGACGTTTGGGCGGTGATTCGGGCCAATCACGGAGCCCAGACCAGTCTCGAGTATCTCACGCTCGGCCTGGCACAATCCAAATCAGCCACCAGTCTCAGCGGGTTTCCGACCGCGCGGCTCAATGAGATGCGCGGACGGCTCGGCGCCTATACCATCTGTATGCAGCGGGCGGACGGTGGTGGCCACTGCGTGACGCCCTACCGCATCGAAGACAACTTCACCAACAACGCCAACCACACCCGCATATGGGTTTACGACAATGAGAAACCCTGCGAGCCGCCTGACTCCGCGTCATCCCCCTGCGTGACCGGAGCCTTTATCGACTTCGACCTGAGCGCCGACAAGTTCACCTTCGGTGACGAGACCGGGGACGGCATCTTTTCGATTCCGGTCGAAACCTACAGCGGGAGGCGAACCGCACCCATCGCGCTACTCGGGGCGATCGGACCCGTCTTCGAGCTCCCGCAACTGCTCATGTTCATCGCCGGCGGCGCGGATGCGCACTACAGTTCCCCGCAAGGGGAGTGGGGGTGGCGGCCAGATGGCCAATTTGTAGACAATCTCCCCGGGCTTCGGGCGATGGTACCGCTCGGTTCAGGCACCAATCGCACCCGCTCCATTCCGGTGTTTATACAACCCTCCGACGCCGCCTCGTATACCAACCTTTCGGTTCAAATGAACGTCCGATCCTCACGATCGAGTTTCTTCCATGTTTCGGACAATGGAATCTCCCTCCAAATGGAATCAACTCAAGGCACGCCTGGTCATGCCAATCAGATCAAGCTGGGCACGCGGGCCAATCGGCTGTCCTCCTTCCGCTACATACCCCAGGGAGCCGACACCAACTTCACCACCCGCGTTGGGATGTTGTTCCAAACGAACTCGGGAGTGACCTTCGAGTGGAAAGGGCTCAGGAGCGAAGGAAACCGGGCGCAAGAGTTCCGGGCACTTCGGGATCGACGTGCGGTGGAATATTGCAACGAATCCACTCAGATGAACCGGCACTCGTTGCGGATCGACGCCGTAGCTGGATCTCGGGAGAATAATGCGTCCACAGTGTATGGACCCTTCGACGTTCCCCCCGGAGCGATCCATTGCGTGGTGCTGCACGAGTGGCCGAGGGTCAAGCAAGTCCGATCCGAACTTGATCTGAATGCCGACGGCATCCCCGATGAGATCAAGATCGTGACCGGCACCGAAGTCGACACCGACTCCGACGGCCTGCCCGACGCTTGGGAAACCCGGCACCAAGTCGATCCAGAAGCCGCCACCGGCGCGGATGGTCCAGATGCGGACCCGGATGGCGATGGGGTTTCGAATCTCGGCGAATATCTGAGCGACACCGATCCACGTGACCCGCTCTCCGCGTTGCGTCTGACAGCCGCGCTGCTACCCGACGGTCATGTTCGTTTGACCTGGCAGGCGGTCCCAGGACGCTCCTATGACCTACTCTATGCCGACGCCCTCACCGAGAATTTCCGCCAACTCCCTGGCGCAGGCTTCCCGCGCATCGCCACCTCGATCGAGGAGCACTTCGACGACACTGTGTCGGCTGGAAGTACTAAACCTCGTTTCTACCGATTACGCCTCGAGCCATGA
- a CDS encoding type IV toxin-antitoxin system AbiEi family antitoxin domain-containing protein, with translation MAVPLRKKALSIVRQSGLIRPRDLSADGVPAWVLYDLVKEGSVKQVSRGLYSLSDYSPSEKHSYLEAMKRVPNGIVCLLSALRFHELTVQNPHEVWIAISRTGWRPKSEGVELRIIRFSGEALTAGVEEHQVEGGGVRVTNVARTVADCFKYRNKIGIDVALEALHEGWRKKRFTMDELWRYAKLDRVTKIVMPYLETLSS, from the coding sequence ATGGCAGTCCCGCTACGGAAAAAGGCACTATCCATCGTTCGCCAGTCTGGACTCATCCGACCGAGAGATCTTTCGGCGGACGGGGTGCCAGCGTGGGTGCTCTATGACCTCGTTAAGGAAGGCTCCGTGAAGCAGGTCAGTCGGGGGCTTTACTCGCTCAGCGATTACTCCCCCAGCGAAAAGCACTCCTATCTCGAGGCGATGAAGCGAGTGCCGAATGGAATCGTCTGCCTGCTTTCGGCACTTCGTTTCCATGAGCTGACCGTCCAAAACCCTCACGAGGTCTGGATCGCTATCTCCAGAACGGGATGGCGTCCCAAATCGGAAGGAGTGGAACTTCGTATCATCCGATTCTCCGGGGAGGCGCTGACTGCTGGAGTCGAGGAGCATCAAGTTGAGGGAGGGGGCGTTCGGGTAACGAACGTCGCGCGTACGGTCGCTGATTGTTTCAAGTATCGGAACAAGATTGGGATCGACGTGGCCTTGGAAGCCCTACATGAGGGCTGGCGCAAGAAGCGTTTCACGATGGACGAACTTTGGCGTTACGCAAAACTCGATCGAGTGACAAAGATCGTGATGCCCTATCTGGAGACGCTTTCCTCGTGA